The Anaerolineae bacterium genome window below encodes:
- a CDS encoding terpene cyclase/mutase family protein, with protein sequence MAKNSAGLLAPATNFVLSGRSAVISPQTLTTAIKEGLDYLAQTQRPSGEFATYTAPQPDMLGAKERAKSVYVTTFVLHSLSCLPAGPLTEHIRQRAGNFLAGEQEDNGAWHYDGRGGRQIPADLDCTACAVAALVGLGRRPGLSFYSLLWQNEVAPGGPYYTWLGVDHTGDSVYARDVDPLVNANILFCAGLLNLSLPGTVIYAQQIIQNQTYGGTYCVSAHLPIYALSRAYADGRLVALAPAMEIMRNYILTNLPLSRAEPSAFHLVCLTASLLNLKAPLSVVEPSLTDLLARQQKNGCWPAWGAYVSYNYYYDGAPALTTALALEALSKYEQGVV encoded by the coding sequence ATGGCGAAAAACTCGGCCGGCCTTCTCGCCCCGGCGACGAATTTTGTTTTATCCGGGCGCAGCGCCGTGATTAGTCCACAAACTCTAACCACTGCCATTAAAGAAGGATTAGATTACCTGGCCCAAACCCAGCGACCATCGGGCGAATTTGCCACCTACACCGCGCCCCAACCGGACATGCTTGGCGCCAAGGAACGGGCCAAGTCGGTGTACGTGACCACCTTTGTGCTGCACAGCCTCTCCTGCTTGCCTGCCGGCCCGCTCACCGAACACATCCGGCAGCGGGCCGGCAACTTTCTGGCTGGCGAACAGGAGGATAACGGCGCCTGGCATTATGATGGCCGGGGCGGGCGGCAAATTCCGGCCGATCTGGATTGCACCGCCTGCGCCGTTGCAGCGCTGGTCGGCCTGGGCCGGCGGCCAGGCCTTTCTTTTTACAGTTTGCTTTGGCAAAATGAGGTGGCTCCCGGCGGGCCTTATTACACCTGGCTGGGCGTTGACCATACGGGCGATTCGGTGTATGCCCGCGATGTGGATCCCCTGGTGAACGCCAATATTTTGTTTTGCGCCGGGCTGCTCAATCTTTCGCTGCCCGGTACAGTGATTTATGCGCAGCAGATCATCCAAAACCAAACTTATGGGGGGACTTATTGCGTTTCTGCCCATCTGCCCATTTATGCTCTCAGCCGGGCCTATGCCGATGGCCGGCTGGTAGCCCTGGCTCCGGCGATGGAGATAATGCGCAACTACATCCTGACCAACCTGCCGCTATCGCGGGCCGAACCGTCGGCCTTTCACCTGGTCTGTCTAACGGCCAGTCTGCTCAATCTCAAAGCGCCCCTGTCGGTGGTTGAGCCATCCTTAACTGACCTGCTGGCCCGCCAGCAAAAAAACGGTTGCTGGCCGGCCTGGGGCGCCTATGTGAGTTATAATTATTATTACGACGGTGCACCCGCTCTGACCACGGCCCTGGCCCTGGAAGCCCTGAGCAAGTATGAGCAGGGCGTGGTGTAA
- a CDS encoding Franean1_4349 family RiPP, which translates to MSPDLERLVGRAVMDKAFRDKLLADPESAVREANFKLSEEEMADLEAGVERIKREGTSEQLDQQIEPLANW; encoded by the coding sequence ATGAGTCCCGATTTAGAGCGGCTGGTTGGCCGCGCTGTGATGGATAAGGCCTTTCGTGACAAACTGCTGGCAGACCCGGAAAGCGCCGTTAGGGAAGCGAACTTTAAGTTGTCTGAAGAAGAGATGGCAGACCTGGAGGCGGGGGTTGAGCGGATTAAAAGAGAGGGTACTTCTGAACAACTCGACCAACAGATAGAACCACTGGCTAATTGGTAA